The sequence below is a genomic window from Dyadobacter chenwenxiniae.
GTAACCTTATATAAAAGATTTGAGCTGGCTTGCGATTTTACTGCTTAAATCACTTAGCCTTTCTTCCGGCCCTGCTATCGGTTTGTTATAATTTTTCTCGCCACCACTACAATCGCCTCCATCAATGGTCTGATCTTTATTGAATAAGCACTTATCCCAAAACCAATTCTGATAAGGCAAGCCCAACTGATCACGAAGTGTTAAACCATCGTAAACCTTATCGGTATCAATCTTTTTTATTTCTCTTTCGATCAAGCAAATAAAGATACACCACCATCTCTTTCACTTGGATAGCGCTTTCCCAAAGGAAAGTGAAATAGGGTTTCGGGCCAACCGAAAACTACTTTCTTTTAGGAAAGTACTATCTTTTGGTAACTAAGTTTTGTCTAATTTTGCTTTATACATTTCCTGTTGAATGGCTGGTCCAAAAGGAACAATAATGAACTGGCAAGACCATTGTTCAGAAAAATTTAAAAAAACGCTGTTTTAGATCCGCATTTAGAATAGTCCATTATAATTCTTAAAATGAAAAATAACATAAAATATTCCATACTGGAACTAGCAACGGTATCGCAAGGTACCACTGTAAAAGAAACTTTAAATAATACATTGGCATTGGCCCAAGTGGCCGAAGAGAACGGGTACGAAAGGTATTGGTTTGCCGAACACCATAATTCAGACACAGTGGCAAGCTCGGCAACCGCCGTTTTGATCGGTTATGTGGCAGAAAATACCAAACGCATCAGAGTGGGTTCCGGCGGGGTAATGTTGCCCAACCATTCGCCCTTGATTGTGGCAGAACAGTTTGGAACATTGGCACAGTTGTATCCCAACCGAATCGATCTGGGCTTAGGCAGGGCCACCGGAACTGATACGGCAACTGCACAAGCCATCCGGTCGGACTCCTTCAAGGCGGCACATTCTTTCCCTGAGGAGATTAAGAAAATACAGACTTACTTCTCGCCTGCTAACAGATCTTCGAAAGTCAGGGTCTCCATGGCGGAAGGTACAGATGTTCCGATATACATATTGGGTTCGAGTACCGACAGTGCGCATTTGGCTGCCAAAAAAGGTTTGCCGTATGCTTTTGCCAGCCACTTTGCTTCTACACATTTGTACAATGCGCTGCGCATTTACGAGCAGGAATTTCAATCCTCGGAATTTCTAAGTGCTCCTTACACCATTGCGGGCATCAACATAATTATGGCGGACACCAATGAGGAAGCGGAAAAAATATTCACTTCACTGATCGGGATGTTTTACGGAATGATGACGGGCAATATGCAAACGGTGCAACCACCATCTGAAATGACAGAAGAATGGAGGCAAATCTTCAATCATCCGAGTGTGCACCAAATGCTGAGATTTTCTTTTGTAGGCGATAAAAAAACCGTAAAAAAGCAAATTATCGCCTTTTTGGACGACACGAATGTGGATGAACTGATTGCCGTTTCCACCATGTATGCTACCGAAGACCGCATTAAATCGGCCCAATTGTTTGCCGAAGTGATGAAGGAAATTAACGTAAATTCACGGGCTTGATAAAAGAAAGAACTATGGCACAGAAGAAAATACATTGCGACTGTCTTGCTACCATTAAACCCGTACGCGACACACTGGATGTGATTAACGGAAAATGGAAATTACCAATTATCATTTCCATTGGTGTGGGAAACGACCGTTTTACGGACATTCAGGAAAGTATCCCAGGCATTACGCCCAAGGTTTTGGCCAAGGAACTTAAAGACCTTGAACAGCATAAATTGATAAACAGGCTCATTATTGACGATTATCCGGTCAAAATTTCTTATAAACTGGAAAAATATGCAGATACACTGACGCCAATCATTTATGCACTCAAAGACTGGGGTTTGAACCACAAGAAAGTGGTAACCCAATGACTGGTGACGTTATATACATGCTTGCAAATAATGATACTAAGCGGGGGTTAAGAACACGATCAATATTGATTTCCTTGTCTGCCTTGAATGACAGGACCAACGGAGTTAGTTATCCTGCAATTGGCAGTATGCATATTTCTGATTCTCAGGCAAATTTCGACACGGTATTTAGTAATAGAGAAGCGCAAACCCAAAAGCACACCTTTCAGTTTTAACTGCTGGTTGCCGGTCAACCATTCAGGTAGATCAATAAAGAAAAAAGGTAGGGTATATAATTTGTTCGCGGGTTTGTTATTCTATCCGTTCCCATCTTTTTCTCGTTGTTGGTTTTAATCTTGCCTTCTTTGTTGCGCACTGGTTTTCTGAATCAAAGGATGCTAGTGACGCATAAATAACAAATTGCTCTCATCTCAGTTTGTTACCCCCTTTCTTATTATCATCAGCTCAACCTTTGAGGTCGATCTCCAATACATTCATCGTTTTGTTGGCTGTACTTTTCAAAAAAGTAACATATTATTTTCATGGATCAGCTGCCTTTTGGCACTATGTGCGTCCGAATTTGGGATGTTGTACCTGACCACAGCGCGGGATTCCAGGTCCACTTTCGCAAAAAACAGTGATCATTGGCGACGTCGCACCAGCCCTTTATTTTGGTATTATCAAGCAAAATGGCCAATAGCCGACTTGCCGCCCAAATAGTCCGGGTGTAAAATGTTGGCGGGTGCCCCCGTGGCTTCCTAACTTGATTCGAAGAACAACGTATAATAGGAGGCGACACAGACTTTCTGAGAAGACACGCCTACTCTCCAAACAAAAACCAAAGAAGTTGGTAAGGGACTGTAAAACACACAAGTTCTGATATTATCAGCGCATAAGGATAAGTAAAGGTCGCACAATGGATTAATTTGACATTTATCAAAAATTCCATATAAATCACTGCATAATACACATTACACAAAATATCTTTATTGCGAAGTTAATATTGGTAAACTATTCAGCAATTCATAAGAAGATATTATTCTGTGTGAAAAGTAATTTTACAAATAGAATTACGATCATCCTTTTCTGACTAATTGGTACATCTAAACCTATTATACATAGAAGTAATCAAGACAAAAAGACTTCTGACTTGACAAAAAATTGATTCTGAATTTTCACAAACCTATCTACTTTAATATGAACAAACCTATCTTAATGATGGCAATGCGTGCCTTTCTGGTGACTTGCATTGCATTTTTTTGCCTACCGTCCGAACATACTGCCAGGGCAAAAAGCATAACGCCATTTTCACAAATGGCTGACATAGAAATTTCCGGGGTCATTATTTCCAAAGATGATGGCAGCCCACTTCCGGGAGCATCTGTTATTGTAAAAGGTGCAGCCAACAATGGTACAACCACCGACGGAGAAGGCCGGTTTAAGTTAACCGTGGCCGAAAACAGCACGCTGATCATTAGTTTTATCGGTTATCTGTCTCAGGAAACACAAGTTGCCGGAAAAGGCATCATTAATATCGCGCTCGTAGCGGACAGCAGGATTCTGACTGAAATAGTTGTAACCGCTTTGGGTGTTACGAGAGAAAAAAAGTCACTGGGTTATGCCATTCAGGAATTGAAAGGCAGCGAACTTGTTAAAAGCAACGAACAAAATGTACTCAATTCTCTTTCGGGTAAAGTGGCCGGGGTACAGATAACAGCGGGAAGCGGTGCAATCGGATCGGGTTCCAGAATTGTTCTTCGTGGTAATAACTCATTTGGCAATAACCAGCCGCTATTCGTTGTAGATGGTGTTCCCGTAAGTAATTTTTCAACCAATACAACTTCTGGCGGAGGAGTGGATTATGGTAATGCCATTGCTGAAATTGATCCGAATAATATCGCTTCCATGTCAGTACTGAAAGGAGCAAATGCTGCTGCTTTATACGGTTATCAGGCTGCAAATGGTGTAATTCTGATTACCACTAAAAATGGCAAAGGCTCAGGAAAAGGCACTTCCATTTCTTATTCTGGTGGCTTCTCTTATGAAAAACCTTACATCCTGCCAAAATACCAGAACCAGTACGGACAGGGTGTTTATGGTGAAGAATATATGTGGAAAAAGAAAAACGACGGTTCCACTTATCAGGATTACGCTACTTCAACAGGATTCTCTTATCTGGACGGACTCGGAAATGGTATCAACGACGGAGTTGACGAAAGCTGGGGACCAAGGTTGGACGCCGGTTTGCTGATTCCTCAATATAACAGTCCGCTGGACGCAAATGGCAATCGTACTGCAACGCCCTGGGTTTCAAATCCTAATAATGTAAAAGACTTTTTCCAGACCGGTTATACGATTGATAATTCGGTAGCTGTGTCTTCCAGTTCTGAAAATGGTGATACGCGTTTGTCTTTTGGTCAGCAAAAACAG
It includes:
- a CDS encoding LLM class flavin-dependent oxidoreductase; the encoded protein is MKNNIKYSILELATVSQGTTVKETLNNTLALAQVAEENGYERYWFAEHHNSDTVASSATAVLIGYVAENTKRIRVGSGGVMLPNHSPLIVAEQFGTLAQLYPNRIDLGLGRATGTDTATAQAIRSDSFKAAHSFPEEIKKIQTYFSPANRSSKVRVSMAEGTDVPIYILGSSTDSAHLAAKKGLPYAFASHFASTHLYNALRIYEQEFQSSEFLSAPYTIAGINIIMADTNEEAEKIFTSLIGMFYGMMTGNMQTVQPPSEMTEEWRQIFNHPSVHQMLRFSFVGDKKTVKKQIIAFLDDTNVDELIAVSTMYATEDRIKSAQLFAEVMKEINVNSRA
- a CDS encoding winged helix-turn-helix transcriptional regulator, which encodes MAQKKIHCDCLATIKPVRDTLDVINGKWKLPIIISIGVGNDRFTDIQESIPGITPKVLAKELKDLEQHKLINRLIIDDYPVKISYKLEKYADTLTPIIYALKDWGLNHKKVVTQ